Proteins from a single region of Candidatus Thermoplasmatota archaeon:
- a CDS encoding SDR family oxidoreductase: MLGKTVVVTGASSGIGRATAVELGRQGARVLLVARDRERGERALADVLRAGGTGECLVADLSRQKDVRRLAADILDRNDRVHVLVNNAGAMHGRRMLTEDGFERTFALNHLAYFLLTNLLRGALVAAAPSRVVNVASHAHFFGRIHWDDLNLARNYGPWRAYAQSKLANVLFTYELARRWEDEGVTANAVHPGTVATNFARGPSGRVGALLRLARPFLLSPEQGARTVLWAASAPKLDAVTGQYFYRRRAFPSSRRSRDEEAQRRLWEQSEEWTGLSTHRSAFALEGERRATDERPWR, from the coding sequence GTGCTCGGCAAGACGGTCGTCGTCACGGGGGCGAGCTCGGGCATCGGGCGCGCGACGGCCGTCGAGCTTGGCCGCCAAGGCGCGCGAGTCCTGCTGGTCGCGCGCGACCGCGAGCGCGGCGAGCGCGCGCTTGCCGACGTTTTGCGAGCGGGGGGAACGGGCGAATGCCTCGTCGCCGACCTTTCCCGGCAGAAGGACGTCCGTCGGTTGGCCGCCGACATCCTGGATCGCAACGACCGAGTGCACGTCCTTGTCAACAACGCCGGCGCCATGCACGGGCGGCGCATGCTGACGGAGGACGGGTTCGAGCGGACCTTCGCGCTCAACCACCTCGCCTACTTCCTCCTGACAAACCTCCTGCGCGGCGCGCTTGTCGCCGCGGCGCCCTCGCGCGTCGTGAACGTGGCCTCGCATGCCCACTTCTTCGGCCGCATCCATTGGGACGACCTCAACCTCGCACGGAACTACGGGCCGTGGCGGGCCTACGCGCAGTCGAAGCTTGCCAACGTGCTGTTCACCTACGAGCTCGCGCGCCGGTGGGAAGACGAGGGCGTGACCGCAAACGCGGTGCATCCGGGGACCGTGGCCACGAACTTCGCCCGGGGGCCAAGCGGTCGTGTGGGCGCGCTGCTCCGCCTGGCGCGGCCGTTCCTCCTCTCGCCCGAGCAGGGCGCAAGGACGGTCCTCTGGGCGGCCAGCGCGCCCAAGCTCGACGCCGTGACGGGCCAGTACTTCTATCGCCGGCGTGCGTTCCCGTCTTCGCGACGGTCCCGCGACGAGGAGGCGCAGCGGAGGCTTTGGGAGCAAAGCGAGGAATGGACGGGGCTCTCGACGCATCGCTCCGCTTTCGCGCTCGAAGGGGAGCGACGTGCCACCGACGAACGTCCTTGGCGGTAG